The Phaseolus vulgaris cultivar G19833 chromosome 5, P. vulgaris v2.0, whole genome shotgun sequence genomic interval TTCCGCCAGCTgaattaaataaacaaataatgaAACAACACGTATACAATAATACAAACTAAAAAAGAAAGGAGAGAAAAAAAGGTGCTATGTTTTCACATTCTTCAACCCCCATCTATCTCCCTCTCTCAGTCCCAAACcaacacaaaaataaacatTATATAAGCCTTTGTTTGAGACAACTTTTTCTGCACTCCTCGTCCTTTTCCTTCCTTCAACAAAAAACAGGGAAAGGAAAGTAGTAGTAAGGAACGAAACCCCTAACTAATATGGGTTTCTTGTTCCCAACCCTCTTGTTGTGGTTGTGTCTCTTTGTTGTGTTAATTTTCTTCCAAACAAAAGCTGAGGAATTTGACCCCTACTTCAATGCCAATGTTTCCAGTTTGAGCAGTGGCAGAAAACTTGCAGGAAGATGCAACTTGTTCCGTGGAAAATGGGTGTATGACTCTTCATACCCTCTCTACGACCCTTCTACATGTCCCTTCATAGATCCACAATTCAACTGCCAAAAGTACGGTCGCCCTGACACACAGTATCAGAAATATAGATGGCAACCCTTCTCTTGTCCTTTACCAAGGTCCTACTTCGAACCTTCACTTTCTCAGTTCATCTTCTGCTTCATCCTTTTTCCATTTTCATGTCTTGTCTTGTGCCAAAACTAACGTTCCTGCCAACAGGTTCAACGCATTTGACTTTCTGAGTAAGTATAGAGGCAAGAAGATTATGTTTGTCGGTGACTCCTTGAGCTTAAACCAGTTCAACTCTCTGGCTTGTATGATTCACTCTTTTGTACCTAACACCAGAACCACTTTCACAAAGCAAGAAGCTCTCTCCAAAATCACATTTGAGGTTGGTTTTCTAGTTCTTATTCTTAGTTTAGTTCAACTATTCAATTGATGCTATTATTGTCTTCATTTTAAGTTTGAGTAGAAGATTTTTTAGTGTATTAGTGACATTAGAATTAATAGCATACTAAAACTTACAATTATTTAAGCAATGAAGATAATAGTTTAAGCTAATTTTTGAATTGTGTTTGGTGTTGAGTTGTGTCCATGCAAGTGGCGTCGTTTTCTCTCTGAGAAAGTTGaaaaatgtgatttattttcCCAAAGTTTTGAACTGGATTTGAGTGAGTGGGGTTGATTTGGTGTGAGAGCCGGCGAGAAATAAAAAACTTTGGTTTTGTTTTGAGTGTTGCTGTGAAGCACCGAAATAAAGTTTGAGACGTGATTGGTGGCGTCTTTCTTCTTTTGCAGGGGACACCTTTGATTGTTAACATGAAGGATAATAAATGTTTCCCTTAATTATTCTTTACTCGACCTGTTACCCTTTCAATTCAACCCATTTTTTTCTGAACGTGCACATAATTTTCATACCAATGTCTGAGCTGTTTGACAAAATCTTATTAATAATATAGTGATATCTGATTTAGTGCTAAAttagttttcaaaattatattttactattaaaAGGGTCTATAAGATGGAATTGCAAGAGTTTTACACATTcaatgattaaattagatttattttattttattttaaagaacaaACTAAAATCACAGTAACTTTTATTCTTACTGTTCTTTCTGAAAGGAGAATGGTAATTTAAAGTAAAAAGTGTATATGAAAAGGTGTAACATTTAATGTTACCAATTCATTGGTTTTTGGTGGGTGTGTTTTGTGTGTGTATGGTTGCTTTGTATAGATACCATCAAAACTTTGTTTGAGTTTGTGCTCCAAATTGTCAGCACTTTCTTACTTTATATAGAAATTTGGTAAACAAACGTCTTAATTAGCAATGATGAATGTAGGACATCTAGTTTTCCCTCCAAATCTTTGCTGTCTCCAGTGACATCAAGTCATCAATCGCGGCTCCGAATTCTGAAGCACCCAACACCCATCATTAGTAATAACTAAATTGTGAACAGAGCTTTACTCAGCTAAAACTCATTTTTCTTTCCACAATCTGTTTTCTCATCTGCAATGATTGACATTTTGATTTTTGCCAACATATGAGCTTCAATCAAGCTATTTACACCCCATTACGAGTATAATCATACATATGGGTtcattgaagaaaagggaaaaaaaattgaagtggGTCATAATAATACGTATGTTTTCTATGCATGTAAAGATTATACAGTTAATAAAATATGACAGCAAGATTATTAAGACGTGAAATTTATGCATTATGAAATGTTTGCAAGTTGAGatgatataattatataatatctaGTTTCGTTCTTAATCACTTCCAAATTGGACCACTTGACACTTGTGGCTTGATTCATACGCAGTCCTATGCTTGCACGACTTTTTCCTTAAAAAATTCTAGCTACAAAAAGTGTCTTTGTGAGAAGGAgagaattttgtttttcttcaacTTTTGTTATTCCATGGTCCTTTTAGTCTTTTAACATTTTGAAACAAGAGGCAAGAAAAGACACGATTTGATAATTTGGTAGGGAAGTTTCGTAGGAAGTAAACAAACTTTAGTATTAGACACCAAAATAGACAAATTATTCACTGTATAGttcttataattaattgtaGTTATTGGTTTTTGTCAGGACTATGGCCTTGAGTTGTTTCTGTATCGCACAGCATACTTGGTGGACCTTGACCGTGAGAGCGTTGGAAGGGTTCTGAAGATTGACTCAATCAAGAGCGGTGACGCTTGGAGAGGAATGGACGTGCTGGTTTTCAACACGTGGCATTGGTGGACCCACACCGGGAGTTCACAGCCGTAGGATCATCTTTCACATCATTATGTCATGATCATGATCAGTTCCCTTAATGAGGGTTGAGAAATAATTGCTTATTGTATTACTGCATTACAGGTGGGACTATGTTCAAGAGAGTAACAAGCTGTACAAAGACATGAACCGTTTCATTTTATTCTACAAAGGTTTGACAACTTGGGCTAGATGGGTTAACATCAACGTGAATCCAGCCCAGACCAAAGTCTTCTTTCTGGGAATTTCTCCTGTGCATTATGAGTATGTTTTCTCTACTCCAATCTGATTAGCTTCAGTAAAGGTCAAGTTTTTATTTTACAGATCAAAGAGAAGACCACCTTAAAAATGGTCCTATATTTGTTGACTTGGATGTTTCTGACATCTAGTGTTTTTTATTGTGTTAATGGGAACTTAAAGTGTTGGTTTTTATTAATTGTGCATGGTGGGTGTTTGATGTGGTGAGCAGAGGGAAAGATTGGAACCAACCAGCAAGATCTTGCATGAGTGAGAGAGAACCATTCTTTGGTTTGAAGTACCCTGCAGGGACACCAATGGCTTGGGTGATAGTGAACAAGGTTTTGAGTAGGATAAAGAAGCCAGTGTATTTTCTGGATGTGACTACACTCTCACAGTACAGGAAAGATGCGCATCCTGAAGGGTACAGTGGGATTATGGCA includes:
- the LOC137835406 gene encoding protein trichome birefringence-like 39 — encoded protein: MGFLFPTLLLWLCLFVVLIFFQTKAEEFDPYFNANVSSLSSGRKLAGRCNLFRGKWVYDSSYPLYDPSTCPFIDPQFNCQKYGRPDTQYQKYRWQPFSCPLPRFNAFDFLSKYRGKKIMFVGDSLSLNQFNSLACMIHSFVPNTRTTFTKQEALSKITFEDYGLELFLYRTAYLVDLDRESVGRVLKIDSIKSGDAWRGMDVLVFNTWHWWTHTGSSQPWDYVQESNKLYKDMNRFILFYKGLTTWARWVNINVNPAQTKVFFLGISPVHYEGKDWNQPARSCMSEREPFFGLKYPAGTPMAWVIVNKVLSRIKKPVYFLDVTTLSQYRKDAHPEGYSGIMATDCSHWCLPGLPDTWNVLLHAALFG